Below is a window of Spelaeicoccus albus DNA.
ATGTCGGACTGTTTGATCCGCTCGTGCGCCTGATCCTGCGCAAGCTTGGCAACGACCCGGCGAAGATCGTGCTGGGCACGGCGCTGCTATCGGGCGCGGTATCGCTGGACGGCGACGGGTCCACGACGTTCATTGTGGTCACGGCCGCGCTGTTGCCGGTTTACCAGCGGCTCGGCCTGAGCCCGGTCGTCTTGACGTGTGTGGCCGGGCTGACCAACGGCACGCTCAACATCGTGCCGTGGGGCGGTCCTACGGCACGTGCCGCGGCTGCTCTCAAAGTGCCTGCCAGCGACATTTTCGTGCCGCTCGTCCCGTCGCTCGTGGCGGGGCTCGTCGTATCGCTTGGATTTGCGTGGATGCTGGGCGTGCGTGAGCGCAACCGGCTGCGTGCGGCCGACCCGATCCGGTGGTCGCGCGAGCCCGCAATGGCCGGAGTCGCGTCGTCCGGAGCCTCGGTCGGCTCGGTCGGCGGCGCATCGTCCGGTGGCTCTGCGGGCGGCGCCGATCCGGCTGCCGGCTCAATGGCGGACACGGCGTTGGACCCCGACCGCGAGTCGCTGCGGCCGAAGCTGATCTGGTTCAATCTGGCGCTGACGGTGGCGATCATGGTGATGCTGGTCGTGAACGTCGTCCCGCTGCCGTTCGTGTTCATGGTCGGATGCGCCGTGGCACTCGTGGTGAACTTTCCGCACATCGGCGACCAGGCAAAGCAGCTTGCCTCGCATGCCACGAGCGTGATTGCCGTCGTCGCCATGGTGCTGGCCGCCGGCGTTCTCACCGGCGTGCTCAGCGGCACCGGAATGGTGGACGCCATGTCGTCGTGGCTGGTTGGCATCATTCCGGATTCGCTGGGGCCGCACATGGCAGTGATCACGG
It encodes the following:
- a CDS encoding CitMHS family transporter is translated as MLVILGFLMIATFMVLIMTKKLTPILALIIVPTAFGLFAGAGFGIGDMVMDSIKDMSSTAALLMFAIVYFGLMINVGLFDPLVRLILRKLGNDPAKIVLGTALLSGAVSLDGDGSTTFIVVTAALLPVYQRLGLSPVVLTCVAGLTNGTLNIVPWGGPTARAAAALKVPASDIFVPLVPSLVAGLVVSLGFAWMLGVRERNRLRAADPIRWSREPAMAGVASSGASVGSVGGASSGGSAGGADPAAGSMADTALDPDRESLRPKLIWFNLALTVAIMVMLVVNVVPLPFVFMVGCAVALVVNFPHIGDQAKQLASHATSVIAVVAMVLAAGVLTGVLSGTGMVDAMSSWLVGIIPDSLGPHMAVITALLSIPMTFFMSNDAFYFGVLPVLSNTAAHFGVAPVEMARASVIGQPVHLQSPLVPAILLLVSLAGVDLGDHHKKVLWRALVVAFVMLAVGIGLAVIPFG